TCTTCTATTCAGTACTCCACCATCATCCTTTCGAGAGCCATAAAAGATTACAGAGTTAGAATGTTTGGCCCGCAGGGCCACAGAGAACTCTCCAATAACGAGTTTTCCCCTAGAAGAGTACTCCATTGGAAGACGTTAACCACCTCCCCTGCCACCACCTCCACCACTTCCACCATCACCTCAGTGGCGAGAAAGGCCAGCACCATCACCGTGAAATTTGAGGACCTCTACGGGTTCACCGTGGAGGGGAGCATCGACGATGTCAATGTGTTGAACGAGGTGAGGGAGAGGGTGAGGCAGCAGGGCAGGGTGTGGTGGGCCCTCGAGGCGAACAAGGGAGCCAATTGGTACCTCCAGCCGCAGATCTCGTCCAACGGCGAGGGGATCTCGGTCGCATCGCTGAAGTTGTCTACACTCACCAATACCATCACACTAAAGAGGCTGATAAGGAAGGGGATACCGCCGGTGCTGAGGCCCAAGGTCTGGCTCTCCGTCTCCGGTGCTGCAAAGAAGCGGTCGACGGTGCCGGAGAGCTACtacgatgatctcatcagggcTACTGAAGGGAAGGTCACGCCTGCCACACGGCAAATCGATCATGTAAGTTAGATATGTGATTGAATTCTTGAGGTGAATTGATCTTGCTTCTGGGTACCCATGAAGGACTAATTTAATTGGCACTGAAGAATGGAATTTGATGAGGTTTAATATGGATTTTTCTGAggattaaaattcaaatcataaagaagccttttttttttttttttgccccctcTTGACAGACTATGCAGGATGATTGTTCTGTCTTTGTGCTGTTGTGAGGGTAGGTGATTCTTTTTCATCGACATTCTACGAGCACCACACCACAGACACCACCCTCACAAAACAAACAAAAATATACATGGCCTCAGGTTAGTTGGCAACCTGCATTATAAAAATATGCCAGAATTCACCTACATGTCTATGGGTGTATGGAGAAGATCCTGAATGCAACACAAATGGTTTCTGTCTTATATTGCTGCATGATGTCAATAAAACTTATGCATCAACGATGATGTCCTCTTTATGCGCAATGATTGTGAGTTCATGTCCTGCCTAACAGGGAGGTGATGTCAATTGAACTCTAGTAGATCACTTGGTCACCAAAGGTGACCCAAGCCTTCATGTTCTTGTCAAAATATATCTACATTTTTTTTTGGCTAGCAAGCATAAGGTACTAAACCTATCCACGATTTTAGCAGTGCTTGAAAAAGAATCCTTTCTTGTGCAGTTGTTTTCTTGGTCATTCCAACAATTTCAATCTGAAGCAAGATGTGGGAAAGATGCTTgccgataaaaatattatataaaatatatttcaaaaagaACATTCATGTCTGATAACATTAcggtaaatagttaaaaaaaatcaagtagTGCCATGATGAGATTACATCATCAGTATCATCTGGTATATATGCAGGATCTTCCACGAACTTTCCCATGTCATCCTTGGTTGGACAATCCAGAAGGTCAGGCATCTCTTCGGCGTGTCCTTGTTGCATATTCTTTTCGAGATTCTGATGTTGGTTATTGCCAGGTAACTCAATCTAGTTCTTTTCTCTCACTCAGGGTTATCTTTCTATTATTGCTAttgttttttttattatttttaaacacTGAACTGCAGACCCTTTGCAAAAGCTTTGACTTTAAATAATTTGCAGGGGTTAAATTATGTAGCTGCACTGTTGTTGCTGGTAATGAAAACAGAGGAAGATGCATTTTGGATGCTTGCTGTCTTGCTGGAAAATGTATTGGTAAATGATTGCTACACTGATAACCTTTCTGGTTGCCATGTTGAGCAAAGGGTGTTCAAAGACCTGCTTGCCAAAAAATGCCCCAGGTTTACGTCATCTTCTTTAACACCAATCTCTATAACTTATCAATGCTTGCACATTTCTCTTTTTCACTTCTAGAATTATAAAAATACAGGATTGCTGCTCATCTTGAAGCCATCGAGTTTGATGTCTCTCTTGTAGCCACAGAGTGGTTCCTATGCCTCTTCTCCAAGAGCTTACCTTCAGAGGTTAGATGACTCCACTgcaaatttctttttcttttttctttttcaggggtaaaatctaaaatcagataATATGAATAAAGGATTTTTCTTGTACCTTGACATGACCATTTTTTTGACACAGATTCTGTATATTTGTTACTAGTGATTAATGCTACCTTAATGTTTTAAAGTGCTCTATTATGAATCCACCTTTTGAAATATAACTTGTAGGTTGAACTGCATTCTCAACCATTTGACTTGGAAAGAAATCTCATGTTTCAAGCTCGAATGACCTGATCAAAATTCCTTTAACCTATTTTCCCTCACTATTTTCTCTCTAGCTGCAACTATGCTTGACATAACTGCAGAGCTTCATGAGGCTGGCCTTTTGTTAGTGGCTTTGTTTAGTATATGCCACTTGGATAATGCAAGATCTAATATTGCTTTAGTTTGTTATCATTTTGTTAATATGACATCTAATACTTTTACCTAAAACTCTCTCAATTAATCTCATTTGAGAATTAACTTCTGTTATTTTGGTATTTGTTCTTAGACAACACTGCGGGTCTGGGATGTTTTATTCAATGAGGGAGCGAAGGTTCTGTTTCATGTAGCCCTAGCAATATTTAAGGTATGCTGTTGGAACTGATCTATTGGTTTTATTTACTTAACCATTACAAATATTATGGTTTCAGCAATTTGTGTTGCATAGTAACAAAAAGAAAAAGTGGAATTTAGTTGCAAGTTTATAAAACACAGAGAAATGATAGTAACAGTCACCTATGCCACGTTCTCTAAGCTTTAAGAAATAACTGCAGATGAAGGAAGAGGAGTTACTACATACTCATCAAATTGGTGACGTGATTGATATTTTGCAAATGACCACCCATCATCTATATGACCCCGATGAGCTGCTGAGGGTAAGAAGATTTTCTGAAACATTTCATTACCTTAGAGCATTGAAAATACAAACCTTTTCAATGGAATAGATACTCAGCTGTAGGAGAGCTTTGATACTTCTGTTGAAGGGTTAACCCAGAATCTTGTGAGTAATGGCAACCTTTTTTACTTAGTGAGCCAGCTCCTGGCATCGGAACTTCTGACTCTTGAACTACATTAGTTATGATACACAATGACTTAGTGATTCAACACTATGTACCGAATAACAGTGCAGGCAAAATTGGTTTAACTTACTGCAGAAGGGTTCACTGTGAGACCTGATAATATGGTTCTCATGACACATGGTTGTGGACTTGTGATCAGTGTCAACTCTCTATTTTCTGGCGGGTCATTAGTAGTATTGTGCTGTTTCAAGTCAGTTGCGCAATTATAGGTATTCAATCCATGCAAGTTGAAATTAAGAAAGGGTGCTATGTCTAATGGCTAATAAAGAAGGGCTTGTGCAAGCCACCCAGGTTTCTTGTTAGGCCTCTTTCTTGCACGAGTTGCCTTAGACCAGATGCTCTGCACCAACCACTAGAGGTCAATATCAATTTGACACGTGGTTGTAAGAATCT
The DNA window shown above is from Elaeis guineensis isolate ETL-2024a chromosome 8, EG11, whole genome shotgun sequence and carries:
- the LOC105050517 gene encoding uncharacterized protein isoform X2, with product MFGPQGHRELSNNEFSPRRVLHWKTLTTSPATTSTTSTITSVARKASTITVKFEDLYGFTVEGSIDDVNVLNEVRERVRQQGRVWWALEANKGANWYLQPQISSNGEGISVASLKLSTLTNTITLKRLIRKGIPPVLRPKVWLSVSGAAKKRSTVPESYYDDLIRATEGKVTPATRQIDHDLPRTFPCHPWLDNPEGQASLRRVLVAYSFRDSDVGYCQGLNYVAALLLLVMKTEEDAFWMLAVLLENVLVNDCYTDNLSGCHVEQRVFKDLLAKKCPRIAAHLEAIEFDVSLVATEWFLCLFSKSLPSETTLRVWDVLFNEGAKVLFHVALAIFKVAFDKIGSMRTNTITKQRKKQETVVMAELDQRLRRLNSLKMDEK
- the LOC105050517 gene encoding uncharacterized protein isoform X1; the encoded protein is MFGPQGHRELSNNEFSPRRVLHWKTLTTSPATTSTTSTITSVARKASTITVKFEDLYGFTVEGSIDDVNVLNEVRERVRQQGRVWWALEANKGANWYLQPQISSNGEGISVASLKLSTLTNTITLKRLIRKGIPPVLRPKVWLSVSGAAKKRSTVPESYYDDLIRATEGKVTPATRQIDHDLPRTFPCHPWLDNPEGQASLRRVLVAYSFRDSDVGYCQGLNYVAALLLLVMKTEEDAFWMLAVLLENVLVNDCYTDNLSGCHVEQRVFKDLLAKKCPRIAAHLEAIEFDVSLVATEWFLCLFSKSLPSETTLRVWDVLFNEGAKVLFHVALAIFKMKEEELLHTHQIGDVIDILQMTTHHLYDPDELLRVAFDKIGSMRTNTITKQRKKQETVVMAELDQRLRRLNSLKMDEK